The nucleotide window TTGATCCAAAGAACCGTAAATGTAGGAAACAGCGAAGCCGGCGTGGCGAAGGAGATGTGCAATGTACTCGACGTGATGCTTGGTAGCCGTGAAGATGATTGTAGAGTGGGCTGTCGGCTTCTCCTTGAAACTGAGTCTGTCGCTGCCACGCTTGCGCTTCCCCCGAGAGTTATTTGGATCAGCCTCGTCTTTTGGTGCTCCTTCTGGCGTTCCCATTGGCATCTTGATAATATCGTGAAGAATATGCAACAGAgcgccctccttctcaccacccttgACAGAAAAGAAGGCACTCTCCATATCGGGAGACACCTTGGTCTCAGCGTCCAATCTCACCAAGCTCGGCTCCTGTAAACCAGCTCTGGCAAACTCAACCAAGGATGATGGCAGGGTAGCCGAAAATAGCAGAGTCTGTCTTGACGATGGCAGCGCATGAAGAATCTCGGTTAGCTGCTCGGCAAAACCCATTTCGAACAGGCGATCGGCTTCGTCGAAGACCACGTATTTGAtcgaggagaggttgaggttcATTTCAACCTTCAAATGTAGGAAACGACCAGGGGTAGCAATGATGATATCGGGGTTCGTGGCCATCTGGGCGAACTGCTCCTCCAGgctgtcaccaccaacgagGAGAATCGTCTTCAGATCTGTGCCGCGACCGAGTTCCTTCACAACCTTCAATGTCTGTAGCGCCAGTTCACGAGACGGCGAGAGAATCAAGGCTCTGGCGCCGACCTTGGGGCTGTGTCCCTTCAAACGCTCGATCATGGGGATGACGAAGGCTGCTGTCTTTCCTGAACCTGTGCGCGCCATACCCACAACATCTCTTCTTTCCAGGACCAGAGGGATTGTCTTCCTCTGAATTGGAGTGGGGACAGAGAAGCCCTTCTTTGTGATGGCTCGTAATAAATTCGCATTGAGGCCTTTGAAAACCACATGTTAGCCCCCTATCACCGTGGAACGTTTGATTTCCCAAGGAATACGTACCCATGGCCtggaaaccaccacccttctttACCGACTTGCCCTGCACATTCGAGCTTTTCCTGTTGGACTTGCGCTGAGCGGTAGCAATGAagtcctcatcgtcctcggcatTCGAATCGCCATCGCCTGCTGTTAAGAGATCTCCGAAATCAAGATCGAAATCCGCCTCACCGCccttcttgacaacctcaaaaTCGCCATCACTCTCGTCGGCAAACAGGGACCCCGCAATATCGACCTCGTGCTCCGACGGAGTCGGGGACGCAGCGCGTCTCTTCATCGTAGGAAAATGGTATTATGCTGCACTAATTGAACGTAGGATGGTCGGAGTTGAAAAAGGGAACTGGTATTTGATATTCGGCGCTGACAGCAGTGAAAATAGAGCTCAaagtggtggatggtgttgctAGAGAGCTGTTGTAAATTTTCGGCATCACTGAGCCTGCTGTTACTGCGCTGCTCAGCGAAATTTTAGTGGGGTTGATTCCTTATCGGTTATCAATTGCTCGTCAACATTGGCGCACTGCGACCTGCATCAAACAACCCTGTATGAGTGAGGTGTCGCACCTGCTGCTTCCTCCTTCCACACTTTGCTCCCATCCTCGTGCAGCTGAATTCGAACTTCCACCTTTCCCTCACAACCACCCGCGTGAAACAAATTAATCCCtcccacaaccacccaagatgtcaaccccaaaaccaacagaAAGCGCGGCGACACCAGCCGATCCCGCCCCAGTTGACACCCGCGATGCGCTCGAAGTCCTCGAGTCGGAAGCCAAAGAGTGGGACAAGGTATGCGATCGCAAACATCACCCGCCCTCATTAACATCCCATCCCTCACCTCTCCAGTCCCCATTCTCCCAACAATGGTACTAAcacccttctcccccagGACGCCGAAATCGACCGCATCCTCAAAGCCTTCCGCCTGAACGCCTACGCCGTCCTCGGCCTAAAACCCGGCGCCCCCGAATCCGACATCAAAAACCTCTATCGCAAGaaatccctcctcatccatccaGACAAGACCAAAAACCCCCTTGCCCCCGACGCCTTCGACCGTTTGAAAAAAGCGCAGACCGAGCTCATGGACGAGAAGCACCGCGCCCGACTCGACGAGGCCATCGCCGACGCTCGCATGCTCTTGATGCGGGAGA belongs to Podospora bellae-mahoneyi strain CBS 112042 chromosome 6, whole genome shotgun sequence and includes:
- the spf31 gene encoding DnaJ subfamily C member 8 (EggNog:ENOG503NXU4; COG:O) produces the protein MSTPKPTESAATPADPAPVDTRDALEVLESEAKEWDKDAEIDRILKAFRLNAYAVLGLKPGAPESDIKNLYRKKSLLIHPDKTKNPLAPDAFDRLKKAQTELMDEKHRARLDEAIADARMLLMREMKLTVDSEELKTPEFEKKWDEKTVFVLVENEQRRRRQMKAQLQEEGREQRKQEEELEQRKKKRQHEEDWEKTRDQRIDSWRQFQKGKNGEPEKKKKKKLKPIG